From the Caballeronia sp. NK8 genome, one window contains:
- the aceB gene encoding malate synthase A: MTHPSNPLSLPKGMEISADIKPGYETILTPEALAFVASLHRQFEPRRQQLLAARVERTKRLDAGERPNFLEDTKSIREGDWKVAPLPQGLQCRRVEITGPVERKMIINALNSGADSYMSDFEDSNAPNWDNQIVGQINLKEAVRRTIALEQNGKSYRLNDKIATLIVRPRGWHLDEKHVSVDGQRVSGGIFDFALFLFHNAKELIARGSGPYFYLPKMESHLEARLWNDIFVAAQEGVGIARGTIRATVLVETILAAFEMDEILYELREHSSGLNAGRWDYIFSAIKKFKNDTNFCLADRAKITMTSPFMRAYALELLKTCHKRNAPAIGGMSALIPIKNDAAANDKAMGGVRSDKARDASDGYDGGWVAHPGLVPIAMEEFVKVLGDQPNQIGKQRTDVQVTAHDLLDFRPEEPITEAGLRNNVNVGVHYLGSWLAGNGCVPIHNLMEDAATAEISRSQVWQWIRSPKGKLDDGRKVTAAMVREITIDELEKVKQAVSASGADTKPYERAAKIFEEMSTSAHFTEFLTLPLYEEI, from the coding sequence ATGACGCATCCATCGAATCCGCTTTCGCTTCCGAAAGGCATGGAAATCTCGGCCGATATCAAGCCCGGCTACGAGACCATCCTGACGCCCGAAGCGCTCGCGTTCGTCGCGTCGCTGCATCGCCAGTTCGAGCCGCGCCGCCAGCAACTGCTCGCTGCGCGCGTCGAGCGCACCAAGCGTCTCGATGCGGGCGAGCGTCCCAACTTCCTAGAAGACACGAAATCGATCCGCGAAGGCGACTGGAAAGTCGCGCCGCTGCCGCAGGGCCTGCAATGCCGGCGCGTCGAAATCACCGGCCCGGTCGAGCGCAAGATGATCATCAACGCGCTCAACTCCGGCGCGGATTCGTACATGAGCGACTTCGAGGATTCGAACGCGCCGAACTGGGACAACCAGATCGTCGGCCAGATCAACCTGAAGGAAGCGGTGCGCCGCACGATCGCGCTCGAACAGAACGGCAAGTCGTACAGGCTCAACGACAAGATCGCGACGCTGATCGTGCGTCCGCGCGGCTGGCATCTGGATGAAAAGCACGTGAGCGTCGATGGTCAGCGCGTGTCGGGCGGCATCTTCGATTTCGCGCTCTTCCTTTTCCACAACGCGAAGGAACTGATCGCGCGCGGCAGCGGCCCCTACTTCTATCTGCCGAAGATGGAAAGCCATCTCGAAGCGCGTCTGTGGAACGACATCTTCGTCGCGGCGCAGGAAGGCGTGGGGATTGCGCGCGGCACGATCCGCGCGACGGTGCTGGTCGAAACGATTCTCGCCGCCTTCGAGATGGACGAGATCCTGTACGAATTGCGCGAGCATAGCTCGGGGCTGAACGCGGGCCGTTGGGACTACATTTTCTCGGCGATCAAGAAGTTCAAGAACGACACCAATTTCTGCCTCGCCGACCGCGCCAAGATCACGATGACCTCACCCTTCATGCGCGCCTACGCGCTCGAACTGCTGAAGACGTGCCACAAGCGCAACGCGCCGGCGATCGGCGGCATGTCCGCGCTGATTCCGATCAAGAACGACGCCGCCGCGAACGACAAGGCGATGGGCGGCGTGCGCTCCGACAAGGCGCGCGATGCGAGCGACGGCTACGACGGCGGCTGGGTCGCGCATCCGGGCCTCGTGCCGATCGCGATGGAAGAGTTCGTGAAAGTGCTCGGCGACCAGCCGAACCAGATCGGCAAGCAACGCACCGATGTGCAGGTGACCGCGCACGACCTGCTCGATTTCCGCCCGGAAGAGCCGATCACTGAAGCGGGCCTGCGCAACAACGTGAACGTCGGCGTCCACTATCTCGGTTCGTGGCTCGCGGGCAATGGCTGCGTGCCGATCCACAATCTGATGGAAGACGCCGCGACCGCCGAAATCTCGCGCTCGCAGGTGTGGCAATGGATTCGCTCGCCGAAGGGCAAGCTCGACGATGGCCGCAAGGTCACCGCCGCGATGGTGCGCGAGATCACGATCGACGAACTGGAGAAGGTGAAGCAGGCCGTCAGCGCTTCGGGCGCCGACACGAAGCCCTACGAACGCGCGGCGAAAATCTTCGAGGAGATGTCGACGTCGGCGCACTTCACCGAGTTTCTGACGCTGCCGCTGTACGAGGAAATCTGA